The proteins below come from a single Triticum aestivum cultivar Chinese Spring chromosome 5D, IWGSC CS RefSeq v2.1, whole genome shotgun sequence genomic window:
- the LOC123123954 gene encoding cysteine-rich receptor-like protein kinase 10, giving the protein MVGVLLLLLLMPASATAIGITCGSGRNYTANTTFQSSLAVLAATLPGNASSSPQLFATATAGVVRALALCRRDTVNTTACTDCLASSFKYAQKMCPNRKTGATVYYDYDEVNPLQPGCILGFSGDAGFLGQASSVTGNGTFFQYWNPVNLPGNARVIATAVHELLNETARDAAAAPRRFATAFMDSIGGAAPTLYSLAQCTPDLSARDCLACLRRLVGTVNATNSVRMGGRIFVLRCNIRFEAFMFYDDKNTRRIPFSSPSSMAPAPAPAPTGHGIRPWVIALSVAAPVALVVALCCFIVYCCRLRKRHTKKGKVALQEKSTRQFHEDELVWEMEAELSEFSVYEFRQILEATSNFSEENKLGEGGFGPVYKGHFPEGIEIAVKRLDSDSDQGFIEFKNEVELIAKLQHRNLVRLMGCCSQGEEKVLVYEYLPNKSLDFFIFDEDRKVLLDWEKRLAIIVGIAEGLLYLHKHSRLRVIHRDLKPSNILLDSTMNAKISDFGLAKIFSSNNNEGNKTRKVVGTYGYMAPEYASHGLFSVKSDVFSFGVLVLEIISGKKNSHECGAFINLIGYAWQLFEEERWIELVDAALIPSGGSSEMMRSINIALLCVQEDAIDRPTMLDVVAMLSSKTMTLNKPKHPAYYSISSVGNKEASAGTKSCSFNDVTISTITPR; this is encoded by the exons ATGGTGGGcgtgctgctgctcctcctcctcatgcCGGCGTCGGCAACGGCGATCGGGATCACCTGCGGCAGCGGCCGCAACTACACGGCCAACACCACCTTCCAGTCCAGCCTCGCCGTGCTCGCCGCCACCCTCCCTGGcaacgcctcctcctccccgcagcTCTTCGCCACCGCCACGGCCGGCGTGGTGCGCGCGCTCGCGCTCTGCCGCCGGGACACCGTCAACACCACCGCGTGCACAGACTGCCTCGCCTCCTCCTTCAAGTACGCGCAGAAGATGTGCCCGAACCGCAAGACCGGCGCCACCGTCTACTACGACTACGACGAGGTGAACCCCCTGCAGCCAGGGTGCATCCTCGGCTTCTCCGGTGACGCCGGCTTCCTCGGCCAGGCATCAAGTGTCACCGGGAACGGCACCTTCTTCCAGTACTGGAACCCggtgaacctccccggcaacgcccGTGTCATCGCGACTGCCGTCCACGAGCTCCTCAATGAGACGGCACgcgacgcggccgccgcgccgaGGAGGTTCGCCACGGCGTTCATGGACTCCATTGGGGGCGCCGCCCCGACGCTCTACTCCCTGGCGCAATGCACGCCGGACCTGTCCGCCCGCGACTGCCTGGCGTGTCTCCGGCGGCTCGTCGGCACGGTCAACGCCACCAACTCCGTGCGCATGGGAGGACGGATCTTCGTGCTCCGCTGCAACATCAGGTTCGAGGCATTTATGTTCTACGACGACAAAAACACGCGGCGGATTCCATTTTCATCCCCATCATCCATGGCTCCGGCACCGGCGCCGGCCCCCACAG GACATGGAATCAGACCTTGGGTAATAGCCTTATCCGTAGCTGCTCCTGTAGCACTGGTGGTTGCTCTCTGCTGCTTCATCGTTTACTGTTGTCGGCTTAGAAAAAGGCACACAAAAAAAG GTAAAGTGGCCTTACAGGAAAAAAGTACTCGCCAGTTTCATGAAGATGAACTAGTTTGGGAAATGGAAGCTGAGTTGTCTGAATTTTCTGTATATGAGTTTCGTCAGATATTAGAGGCTACAAGTAACTTTTCTGAGGAAAACAAACTTGGCGAAGGTGGATTTGGCCCGGTTTATAAG GGCCATTTTCCTGAGGGAATAGAGATAGCAGTTAAGAGACTTGATTCCGATTCAGATCAAGGTTTCATAGAGTTCAAAAATGAAGTTGAGCTCATAGCCAAACTTCAACACAGAAATTTGGTTAGGCTCATGGGATGTTGCTCTCAAGGAGAGGAGAAAGTACTGGTCTACGAATATTTGCCAAACAAAAGCTTGGACTTCTTCATCTTTG ATGAAGATAGAAAAGTTCTACTGGATTGGGAGAAACGTCTCGCAATAATTGTAGGAATAGCAGAAGGACTTCTTTACCTACATAAGCACTCTAGATTGCGTGTTATACATCGGGATCTTAAACCAAGCAACATTCTTTTGGATAGCACAATGAATGCTAAAATTTCAGATTTTGGACTAGCAAAAATATTTAGCTCAAACAACAATGAAGGAAATAAAACGAGAAAGGTGGTTGGTACATA TGGCTACATGGCACCCGAGTATGCTTCCCATGGCCTCTTCTCTGTCAAATCGGATGTATTCAGCTTTGGTGTTTTAGTTCTCGAGATCATTAGCGGGAAAAAGAATTCCCATGAGTGTGGAGCTTTCATCAACCTCATTGGATAT GCTTGGCAATTATTTGAAGAGGAAAGATGGATCGAACTCGTTGACGCGGCATTGATTCCCAGCGGTGGTTCGTCAGAAATGATGAGGTCCATTAACATTGCGTTGTTGTGTGTACA